The proteins below are encoded in one region of Winogradskyella helgolandensis:
- a CDS encoding T9SS type A sorting domain-containing protein, with protein sequence MNTKVKIYTALSLLLSTYSFSQTGPGGVTTDNEIWLKAENSTYTDAGTTEGANDSAIQQWNDASGNGNNALQSSFALRPRLKTNAINGYSALYFDGNDDRILATGIGQNGQVSLFVVLQATSFDSNTRGIIQAGPSGTAFSDAINDKSIGMWATNGNIWGRGIQSNVTVKSFSKTGGIKLLGNTPYIITQDYNGTDIIQYVNATDSETLGYDGTLQNFSDFGIGRQSTTSFKGDIAEVILYKRSLNLAETTIVENYLSAKYGTALDGIKDFYVQDNTGNGDFDHNVAGIGQASDGSNHSASRGTGIVSISTASDLNDSEYLFWGEDTKDPAYDFAFNSNNNSQELTSKWRVSKVGDLGTVTVEFDISTITAATEGCEGLQLVVANNDTFATSTAYNLSVSGTTATATGVSFADDDYFTLSFISDIVWDGTDYFKGLAVTDAPDTGDACYRFLVKSGENAVLSANATVQSVLVEAGGSLTIDSGVTLSVTDAVNLTSVSDSYSSLILNGNISGTINYERHVNMLGTASGAGNDLIAAPLSGLNFDTFIALGSPTNASKLATNGTHYAFGPYNNASGTTAYEIFEVAATTALESGKGYRAATTTSDQVLTFTGNVVTGNVNTAISSPVGGNEWNLVGNPYPSYLSASEFLTANAAALDDDAEAIYAYNSGTYTGSEATTGNFTIINAATTETLNIAPGQGFLVASKNASGNVVFNNGTSSTTDMRTLTGSDDYIVGRSPSMSYNLKLDLVGSDTYRTSFYFNEDSSLGLDPGYDAKVFGAAPAFALYSQLVESNENVNFALQSLNTSNISDVTIPLGVNANQGEQISFTISQSTLPNTVEVYLEDTVNNTTTLLNSGDYVLTPNANLNGIGRFYLRLSNSTLSTNVNTLDALTIYTNTADKTIVVAGQLADATKATIYDLQGRIVISKNLITSSRSQAIDVSGLSTGVYVVELNNNTQNKTQKVILK encoded by the coding sequence TTGAATACAAAAGTAAAAATTTACACAGCTCTTTCGTTATTATTATCAACTTACAGTTTCTCTCAAACAGGACCAGGAGGAGTCACAACGGATAACGAAATATGGCTAAAGGCCGAAAATAGTACTTATACAGATGCTGGTACAACTGAAGGTGCTAATGATTCTGCGATACAACAGTGGAATGATGCATCCGGAAACGGTAACAACGCCTTACAGAGTTCATTTGCTCTTAGACCTAGATTAAAAACGAACGCTATAAATGGCTATTCAGCGTTATATTTTGATGGTAACGATGATAGAATCTTAGCAACTGGTATAGGACAAAACGGTCAAGTAAGTTTATTTGTTGTGCTGCAAGCAACATCTTTTGATAGTAACACTAGAGGTATTATTCAAGCAGGACCATCGGGAACGGCATTCTCAGATGCTATAAATGATAAATCTATTGGAATGTGGGCTACAAATGGAAATATATGGGGAAGAGGTATACAATCTAATGTAACTGTAAAATCATTTAGTAAGACAGGAGGAATAAAGTTACTTGGTAATACTCCGTATATTATTACGCAAGATTATAATGGTACCGATATAATTCAGTATGTGAATGCAACAGATTCTGAAACACTCGGATATGATGGAACTCTACAAAACTTTAGTGATTTCGGAATTGGTAGACAATCTACTACAAGTTTTAAAGGAGACATAGCTGAAGTTATTTTATACAAAAGATCACTTAATCTAGCAGAAACAACAATTGTTGAAAATTATTTATCAGCAAAATATGGTACAGCTTTAGACGGCATTAAAGATTTTTATGTACAAGATAATACTGGTAATGGAGATTTTGACCACAATGTAGCAGGTATTGGTCAAGCATCAGATGGTTCTAATCATTCAGCTTCTAGAGGAACAGGAATTGTTAGTATCAGTACTGCTTCAGATTTAAATGATAGCGAGTATTTGTTTTGGGGAGAAGATACTAAAGACCCAGCATATGATTTTGCATTTAATTCAAACAACAATTCTCAAGAGTTAACGTCAAAGTGGCGCGTTAGTAAAGTAGGTGATTTAGGTACAGTAACAGTAGAGTTTGACATTTCAACTATTACTGCAGCCACAGAAGGCTGTGAAGGCTTACAATTAGTAGTAGCTAATAATGATACTTTTGCTACATCAACAGCTTATAATTTATCAGTTTCAGGAACTACAGCAACAGCAACAGGTGTTTCTTTTGCTGACGACGATTATTTTACGTTAAGTTTCATTTCTGATATTGTTTGGGATGGTACGGATTACTTTAAAGGTTTAGCTGTTACCGACGCTCCAGATACAGGAGATGCTTGTTATCGATTTTTGGTGAAATCAGGTGAGAATGCAGTTCTTAGTGCAAATGCAACTGTGCAATCAGTATTGGTAGAAGCAGGAGGAAGCTTAACTATTGATTCTGGAGTTACTTTATCAGTTACCGATGCGGTGAATTTAACATCTGTTTCTGATAGTTATTCAAGCTTAATTTTAAATGGTAATATTTCTGGTACAATAAATTACGAACGCCATGTGAATATGTTAGGTACAGCTTCAGGTGCTGGAAATGATTTAATTGCAGCACCATTAAGTGGACTTAACTTTGATACTTTTATCGCTTTGGGTTCTCCAACAAACGCATCTAAACTAGCAACTAACGGAACACATTATGCTTTTGGTCCCTATAATAACGCTTCAGGTACTACCGCTTATGAAATTTTTGAAGTAGCTGCTACCACAGCTTTAGAATCAGGAAAAGGATATAGAGCTGCAACTACAACTAGCGACCAAGTATTAACTTTTACAGGAAATGTCGTTACAGGTAATGTTAATACTGCTATTAGTAGTCCTGTTGGTGGAAATGAATGGAATTTAGTTGGTAATCCTTACCCAAGTTATCTTAGTGCTTCTGAGTTTTTAACTGCCAATGCGGCCGCTTTAGATGATGATGCTGAAGCCATTTATGCTTATAATAGCGGGACATATACAGGAAGTGAAGCTACCACTGGTAATTTTACTATTATAAATGCAGCGACTACTGAAACATTAAATATTGCACCTGGTCAAGGATTTTTGGTTGCCTCTAAAAACGCTTCTGGTAATGTGGTTTTTAATAACGGAACATCTAGTACTACAGATATGAGAACATTGACTGGTTCTGATGATTACATTGTAGGTAGATCTCCATCTATGAGTTACAATCTTAAATTAGATCTTGTAGGTTCTGATACGTACAGAACAAGTTTCTACTTTAATGAGGATTCTAGCTTAGGATTAGATCCTGGTTATGATGCTAAAGTGTTTGGTGCAGCACCTGCATTTGCACTTTATTCTCAGTTAGTAGAAAGTAATGAAAACGTTAATTTTGCACTTCAATCTTTAAATACTTCAAATATAAGTGATGTTACTATTCCACTTGGTGTGAATGCTAACCAAGGTGAGCAAATTTCGTTTACTATTTCACAATCTACATTACCAAACACTGTAGAAGTATATTTAGAGGATACGGTTAATAACACCACAACATTGTTAAATTCAGGGGATTATGTATTAACGCCAAATGCAAACTTAAATGGTATTGGTCGTTTCTATCTACGTTTAAGTAATAGTACATTATCTACAAATGTAAATACTTTAGATGCATTAACTATTTACACAAATACAGCCGATAAAACAATTGTTGTTGCAGGTCAGTTAGCAGACGCAACAAAGGCTACGATTTATGATTTACAAGGTCGTATTGTTATTTCGAAAAACTTAATTACCTCTAGTAGATCTCAAGCTATTGATGTGAGTGGATTAAGTACAGGTGTGTATGTTGTAGAGTTGAATAATAATACTCAAAATAAAACACAAAAAGTTATATTGAAATAA
- a CDS encoding L-threonylcarbamoyladenylate synthase yields the protein MAEFIKIYPENPNAREIQKVVKVLKNGGLVIYPTDTVYGLGCDITNMKALERIAQIKGVKLEKSNFSFVCEDLSNLSDYVKQIDTTTFKILKRALPGPYTFILPGSKNLPNPFKKRKTVGIRVPDNSIALAIVAALGNPIVSTSIRDDDDVLEYTTDPELIHEKWDKLVDLVIDGGYGDNEASTIIDLSVDPPEVIREGKGGLEIF from the coding sequence ATGGCGGAGTTTATTAAAATATATCCTGAAAACCCAAATGCTAGGGAAATTCAAAAAGTAGTTAAAGTATTGAAAAATGGTGGATTAGTAATTTATCCAACAGATACGGTTTATGGCTTAGGTTGTGATATTACCAACATGAAAGCATTAGAGCGTATTGCTCAAATTAAAGGTGTAAAGCTAGAAAAGTCTAATTTCTCATTTGTATGTGAGGATTTAAGTAATCTAAGCGATTACGTAAAACAAATTGATACAACTACTTTTAAAATTTTGAAGCGTGCCTTACCTGGACCCTACACTTTTATTCTCCCAGGATCTAAAAACTTACCAAATCCTTTCAAAAAACGAAAAACAGTAGGTATCAGAGTACCAGATAATTCCATTGCATTGGCTATAGTGGCAGCATTGGGAAATCCTATTGTTTCAACATCTATAAGAGACGACGATGACGTTTTAGAATATACCACAGACCCAGAGTTAATTCATGAAAAATGGGATAAATTAGTGGATTTAGTAATTGATGGTGGCTATGGTGATAATGAAGCATCAACTATTATAGATTTATCTGTAGATCCACCAGAGGTTATTAGGGAAGGTAAAGGTGGTTTAGAAATTTTTTAG
- a CDS encoding alpha/beta hydrolase has product MNHLKLVFIFLLSFSIVTSCSSEPSDDDGLAPLNTTESYEALNISYGNDDDQVFDLYLPANRTTDTKTIVLVHGGGWTSGDKGDMNEIKNFIKDQMPNYAVININYRLADENNPPYPMQINDITSVINYLKTNQSYYTVSDNLGFVGASAGAHLSLLWSYAFDTENKVDMVASIVGPTNFTDPAYLNNTNLELQEILDSYGINASTDFLEEVSPYHRATSSSPPTILFYGGEDPLIPTTQGTAMRDKLEELNVTHQFTLYPNEGHGWDGLNLLDTTIKLKTFIETHL; this is encoded by the coding sequence ATGAACCATTTAAAACTTGTATTCATCTTTTTGTTGTCATTTTCAATAGTAACGTCTTGCTCTTCTGAACCTTCTGATGATGATGGCTTAGCCCCTTTAAACACGACAGAATCTTACGAAGCACTTAATATCTCTTATGGTAATGATGACGATCAAGTTTTTGATTTGTACTTACCTGCGAACCGAACTACGGATACAAAAACGATTGTTTTGGTTCATGGAGGAGGCTGGACTTCTGGAGATAAAGGAGACATGAACGAAATTAAGAATTTTATAAAAGATCAAATGCCTAATTATGCTGTTATAAATATTAATTACAGATTGGCAGATGAAAACAACCCACCTTATCCGATGCAAATTAATGATATAACAAGTGTAATTAATTATTTAAAGACCAATCAATCATACTATACCGTTTCTGATAATTTAGGTTTTGTAGGTGCTAGTGCTGGCGCACATTTATCCTTATTATGGAGTTATGCTTTTGATACAGAAAATAAAGTTGACATGGTAGCTAGTATTGTTGGTCCAACAAACTTTACGGATCCTGCTTACTTAAATAACACGAATCTAGAGCTTCAAGAGATTTTAGATAGTTATGGAATTAATGCTTCTACCGATTTTCTAGAAGAGGTCAGTCCTTACCATAGAGCAACGTCTAGCTCTCCTCCTACTATTTTATTCTATGGAGGAGAAGATCCTTTAATTCCAACAACTCAAGGTACTGCAATGCGAGATAAACTTGAGGAGTTAAATGTTACCCACCAATTCACCTTATACCCTAACGAAGGGCATGGTTGGGATGGGCTAAATTTATTGGATACCACTATAAAACTAAAAACGTTTATCGAAACGCATCTTTAG
- a CDS encoding ATP-dependent helicase, which translates to MEKYLSQLNEAQLEPTVQINGPMIIIAGAGSGKTRVLTYRIAYLMSKGIDSFNILALTFTNKAAKEMKGRIADIVGDEAKNLWMGTFHSVFAKILRFEGHHLGYPSNFTIYDTQDSQKLMGAIIREMGLDKDIYKTKQVYSRISSYKNSLVTVKAYFKNPELMEADAMARRPKMGEIYKEYVDRCFKAGAMDFDDLLLRTNELLTRFPNVLAQYQDKFRYILVDEYQDTNHSQYLIVRALADRFQNICVVGDDAQSIYAFRGANINNILNFQKDYDGVKMFRLEQNYRSTKNIVGAANSVIEHNKTKIDKIVWTANIEGEKVIVHRAMTDADEGRYVASTIWETKMNNQLSNSEFAVLYRTNAQSRAIEDALRKRDLPYRIYGGLSFYQRKEIKDVTAYLRLILNSADEEALKRIINYPARGIGQTTIDRLVVAANATGKTIYDVIKDIDSVSININNGTKNKLRDFIMLIESYKVMNQTANAFDLSEHVSKTSGLIRELGKDGTPEGVIKLDNVQELLNGIKDFVEGQIELADAGDSLAEFLEDVALATDLDGDKGDPDHVALMSIHMAKGLEFGHVFIVGMEEDLFPSAMSMNTRSELEEERRLFYVALTRAEKQAYLTYTLSRYRWGKLIDAEPSRFIEEIDDEFIDIVTPLKESHNPMLDASIFGDIEPNRVRFAKPKTAKLQKKESMKTTKKPEKFIISTPKKLKRVKHAKVSDASNIVDSKLTVGNTVNHQRFGRGQVIKLEGTGADAKAEIKFQNGDTKNLLLRFAKLEILRTKQD; encoded by the coding sequence TTGGAAAAGTATCTCAGTCAGCTTAATGAAGCACAATTAGAACCCACTGTTCAGATCAATGGCCCAATGATAATCATTGCAGGTGCAGGTTCTGGTAAAACTCGTGTACTTACTTATCGTATTGCTTATTTAATGAGTAAAGGCATTGATTCTTTCAATATTTTGGCATTAACCTTTACGAATAAGGCTGCCAAAGAAATGAAAGGAAGAATTGCAGATATTGTTGGTGATGAAGCCAAGAACCTTTGGATGGGGACATTTCACTCTGTTTTTGCTAAGATTTTACGTTTTGAAGGTCATCATTTAGGCTACCCAAGTAACTTTACGATTTACGATACTCAAGATTCGCAAAAATTAATGGGTGCCATTATTAGAGAAATGGGACTCGATAAAGATATTTATAAAACTAAGCAGGTTTATAGTCGAATTTCATCTTATAAAAACAGTCTCGTTACAGTAAAAGCCTACTTTAAAAATCCAGAATTAATGGAAGCTGATGCTATGGCAAGGCGACCAAAAATGGGTGAAATTTATAAAGAATATGTAGATCGCTGTTTTAAAGCAGGAGCTATGGATTTTGATGATTTATTGTTGAGAACCAACGAATTATTAACACGTTTTCCGAATGTGTTAGCGCAGTATCAAGATAAGTTTCGTTATATTTTGGTAGATGAGTACCAGGATACTAACCATTCGCAATATTTAATTGTTCGTGCTTTAGCAGATCGTTTTCAAAATATCTGTGTGGTAGGTGACGATGCACAAAGTATATATGCTTTCCGTGGTGCAAATATTAATAACATTTTGAATTTCCAAAAGGATTATGATGGTGTTAAAATGTTTCGATTAGAACAGAATTACCGCTCAACAAAAAATATTGTTGGTGCGGCAAACTCAGTTATCGAACATAATAAAACTAAGATTGATAAAATAGTTTGGACAGCTAATATAGAGGGAGAAAAAGTAATTGTTCATCGTGCAATGACAGATGCTGATGAAGGTCGTTATGTCGCAAGTACCATTTGGGAAACTAAAATGAATAACCAGCTTAGTAATAGTGAATTTGCTGTATTATATCGTACTAATGCACAATCTAGAGCTATTGAAGATGCCCTAAGAAAACGAGATTTACCATATAGAATTTATGGAGGTTTGTCATTTTACCAAAGAAAAGAAATTAAGGATGTTACGGCTTATTTACGTTTAATTCTGAATTCTGCGGATGAAGAGGCATTAAAACGTATTATAAATTATCCTGCTAGAGGTATTGGCCAAACCACAATAGATAGGTTAGTCGTAGCAGCAAATGCAACAGGTAAAACCATTTATGATGTCATAAAAGATATTGATTCCGTGTCTATAAACATTAATAACGGAACAAAAAATAAGCTTCGTGATTTTATAATGCTTATAGAGAGTTATAAAGTGATGAATCAGACTGCAAATGCATTTGATTTATCCGAACATGTTTCTAAAACAAGTGGATTAATTAGAGAACTCGGAAAAGACGGAACACCAGAAGGTGTAATTAAATTAGACAACGTACAAGAGTTACTTAATGGTATAAAAGATTTTGTAGAAGGGCAAATTGAGTTGGCAGATGCAGGAGATTCTTTAGCTGAATTTTTAGAAGATGTGGCTTTGGCAACAGATTTAGATGGAGATAAAGGTGATCCAGATCATGTGGCTTTAATGAGTATTCACATGGCAAAAGGCTTAGAATTTGGACATGTATTTATTGTGGGAATGGAAGAAGATTTGTTTCCAAGTGCCATGAGTATGAATACTAGAAGTGAACTTGAAGAAGAACGTCGATTATTTTACGTAGCTTTGACACGAGCAGAAAAACAAGCCTATTTAACCTATACACTATCGCGTTACCGTTGGGGAAAGCTGATAGATGCAGAGCCAAGTCGTTTTATTGAAGAAATAGATGATGAGTTTATAGATATCGTTACCCCTTTAAAAGAAAGCCATAATCCAATGTTAGATGCGTCTATATTTGGAGATATTGAACCTAATAGAGTAAGGTTCGCAAAACCGAAAACAGCAAAACTTCAGAAAAAAGAATCTATGAAGACCACGAAGAAACCTGAGAAATTTATTATCAGCACGCCAAAAAAATTGAAACGCGTAAAACATGCGAAAGTTAGTGATGCTTCTAATATTGTAGACTCTAAACTTACCGTAGGTAATACTGTAAACCACCAACGTTTTGGTCGTGGACAAGTTATTAAATTAGAAGGAACTGGAGCGGACGCTAAAGCTGAGATTAAATTTCAGAATGGTGATACTAAAAACTTACTCTTACGTTTTGCTAAGCTCGAAATCTTAAGAACAAAGCAAGACTAA
- a CDS encoding amidohydrolase has protein sequence MKQLAVLLTFLSLFSNAQNSIESDINAIENKMIAWRHHFHEHPELSNREFKTAEKIAEHLKSLGLDVETGIAKTGVVALLKGDQPGKVIALRADIDALPVTERNDLTFKSEVKTTFLNTETGVMHACGHDTHISILMATAEVLSKHKDKIKGTIKFIFQPAEEGPPPGEEGGAKLMIKEGVLENPKVDAIFGLHIDSGTPVGSITYKTGGIMAAVERFVIDVKGKQTHGSQPWSGVDPILISAKIIDGLQTIISRESDLTNEAAVITVGKITSGTRFNIIPESAEMIGTVRTLDPKMRVHIEKRMTEMVQTIAKAYGGEASITFQNFTSITFNDPDLTAQVLPSLQKAAGDSNVSIIKATTGGEDFSYFQEVVPGVYFFLGGMTPSTTESFPHHTPDFKIDDSSMLLGVKAFTQLTLDYLNSY, from the coding sequence ATGAAACAATTAGCCGTACTCCTCACGTTTTTATCACTATTTTCTAATGCTCAAAATTCCATTGAAAGCGATATCAATGCTATTGAAAACAAAATGATAGCTTGGAGACATCATTTCCATGAGCATCCAGAATTATCAAATAGAGAATTTAAAACGGCTGAAAAAATAGCAGAACATTTAAAATCTTTAGGATTAGACGTTGAAACTGGGATTGCGAAAACGGGAGTTGTGGCGCTTTTAAAAGGAGACCAACCGGGAAAAGTTATTGCTTTGCGAGCAGACATCGATGCACTACCTGTTACAGAACGAAACGATTTAACGTTTAAATCTGAAGTGAAAACTACATTTTTAAATACGGAAACCGGAGTGATGCATGCTTGTGGGCATGATACGCACATTTCAATTTTAATGGCTACGGCTGAAGTGTTATCAAAACATAAGGACAAAATAAAAGGGACAATCAAATTTATTTTTCAACCTGCAGAAGAAGGCCCTCCACCAGGCGAAGAAGGTGGAGCAAAATTAATGATCAAAGAAGGGGTTTTAGAAAACCCTAAAGTAGATGCTATATTTGGTCTTCATATTGACTCTGGAACTCCTGTTGGTTCTATAACTTATAAAACGGGTGGCATTATGGCTGCTGTAGAGCGCTTTGTAATTGATGTAAAGGGGAAACAAACGCATGGCTCTCAACCTTGGTCAGGAGTGGACCCGATTTTGATTTCGGCAAAAATAATAGATGGTTTGCAAACAATTATTAGTAGAGAATCGGATCTAACTAACGAAGCTGCGGTAATTACTGTTGGTAAAATTACGTCTGGTACACGTTTTAATATCATTCCGGAATCAGCAGAAATGATTGGAACTGTTAGAACTTTAGATCCAAAAATGCGTGTTCACATTGAAAAACGCATGACGGAAATGGTGCAGACGATCGCCAAAGCTTATGGTGGTGAGGCTTCTATTACATTTCAAAATTTTACGTCTATCACATTTAATGATCCTGACTTAACAGCACAGGTATTACCTTCTTTACAAAAAGCAGCAGGCGACTCTAATGTTTCTATAATAAAGGCAACAACTGGCGGCGAAGACTTTTCTTATTTCCAAGAAGTAGTTCCTGGCGTATATTTTTTCTTAGGAGGTATGACACCTAGTACAACTGAATCATTTCCACATCATACTCCAGATTTTAAAATTGATGATAGTAGTATGTTACTCGGAGTAAAAGCATTTACGCAATTGACATTAGATTATTTGAATAGTTATTAA
- a CDS encoding LytR/AlgR family response regulator transcription factor: MIENLTAVIVDDEISNIKGLHKKIKNLFPDIHVVGSYQKPELAIAAIKELKPQLVFLDIQMPRINGFELLEAVEVIDFQVIFVTAYSEYAIQAFKQNAIDYILKPIDDIELKFAVEKAIKSVEAQDNVELNSKLLKLISTTVTDNNKLIVPTVKGLSFIPQDEVLHIEGYEGYTKIHLEDNSTLMSSYNLGKFEKVVSSNFFKCHKSHIVNLNKVRHFENEGYLVLENKQRIPISRANKKAFLELFN; the protein is encoded by the coding sequence ATGATTGAAAATCTTACCGCGGTAATTGTCGATGATGAAATTTCGAATATTAAAGGCCTGCATAAAAAAATTAAAAATTTATTTCCAGATATTCACGTTGTAGGTAGTTACCAAAAACCAGAATTGGCTATAGCAGCCATAAAAGAGTTAAAGCCGCAATTGGTCTTTTTAGACATACAAATGCCAAGAATAAATGGTTTTGAATTGTTAGAAGCTGTTGAGGTGATTGATTTTCAGGTCATATTTGTAACAGCATACAGCGAATATGCGATACAAGCATTTAAGCAAAACGCGATTGACTATATTCTAAAGCCGATTGACGACATAGAATTAAAGTTTGCCGTTGAGAAAGCGATTAAAAGCGTGGAAGCTCAAGATAATGTAGAACTAAATTCAAAGTTGTTAAAGTTAATTTCAACTACAGTTACAGACAATAATAAGCTGATTGTTCCTACCGTTAAGGGCTTATCCTTTATTCCCCAAGATGAAGTTTTACATATTGAAGGCTATGAAGGTTATACTAAAATCCATTTAGAAGATAATTCTACTTTAATGAGTTCTTATAACTTAGGGAAGTTTGAAAAAGTGGTGTCCTCTAATTTTTTTAAATGCCATAAATCGCATATCGTAAATCTCAATAAGGTGAGACATTTTGAAAACGAAGGGTATTTGGTATTAGAAAATAAACAACGTATTCCAATTTCTAGAGCTAATAAAAAAGCGTTTCTAGAGCTATTTAATTAA